Proteins encoded together in one Pontiella desulfatans window:
- a CDS encoding alpha-L-fucosidase has protein sequence MEWWREARYGMFIHWGLYSVAGGEWKGKDYGKEQGGASAEWVMNSAKVPGKEYRETLAPQFNPTQFDAEKWVSVAKASGMKYMVITSKHHDGFCLFDTKATDYNVMEASPFKRDIIKELSEECAKQGIKFGVYYSQFKDWYHRSRGKDNPGTLTNEEYLKLVEDNLEELLSNYGEMSVLWFDTGGSDVIEANAQGARVRELQPNAVICSRLYNRGVPANQKKYADFNSLRDRELPPERMTEDAETCMTMRHNWGYDRTDDAWKSEKDIIEFLALCGARGVNLLLNVGPTPEGTLLPEETERLAAVGEWMKVNGESIYGTTCSPVDFDFWWGGITQKDKTLYLHVLEWKPEGIDFNGVVGKPIKAYFLADAERNALPVKYDAKGHFTTVEVPKEAPDFRNTVIVVEYDCAIETDPDAKGKYHWYTTRSKRHTEIENNAHAGQTENLTAVTERKRKRNNK, from the coding sequence ATGGAGTGGTGGCGTGAGGCTCGCTACGGCATGTTTATCCATTGGGGGCTCTATTCGGTCGCGGGAGGAGAATGGAAAGGCAAGGACTACGGTAAGGAGCAGGGCGGGGCCAGTGCAGAATGGGTGATGAACAGCGCCAAGGTTCCGGGTAAGGAATACCGCGAGACCCTGGCACCCCAATTTAATCCGACTCAATTCGATGCTGAAAAATGGGTGTCTGTTGCCAAAGCATCCGGCATGAAATATATGGTCATCACCTCCAAGCACCATGATGGTTTCTGCCTGTTTGATACCAAGGCGACCGATTACAATGTTATGGAAGCCTCACCGTTCAAGCGCGATATTATCAAGGAACTGTCTGAGGAATGTGCGAAGCAGGGCATTAAATTCGGCGTGTACTATTCCCAGTTCAAGGACTGGTATCATCGTAGCCGTGGAAAGGATAATCCCGGGACGTTGACGAACGAGGAATATCTTAAATTGGTCGAGGATAATCTGGAAGAGCTGTTGTCAAACTATGGCGAGATGTCGGTGTTGTGGTTTGATACCGGCGGCAGCGATGTGATTGAAGCCAATGCGCAGGGTGCACGGGTGCGTGAGCTGCAGCCCAATGCCGTCATCTGCAGCCGCCTCTACAATCGCGGGGTTCCGGCGAACCAGAAAAAATATGCTGACTTTAATTCTCTCCGCGATCGGGAGCTTCCGCCGGAGCGTATGACAGAAGATGCCGAGACCTGCATGACCATGCGCCATAACTGGGGCTATGACCGCACCGACGATGCCTGGAAAAGTGAAAAGGATATTATCGAATTTCTGGCGCTGTGCGGCGCACGCGGCGTAAACCTGCTGCTTAATGTGGGGCCGACACCGGAAGGCACCTTGCTTCCGGAAGAGACGGAGCGCTTGGCGGCCGTCGGAGAATGGATGAAGGTGAATGGTGAGTCGATCTATGGGACGACCTGCTCGCCGGTTGATTTTGATTTCTGGTGGGGCGGTATTACTCAGAAGGACAAAACACTGTACCTGCACGTTCTGGAGTGGAAGCCCGAAGGGATTGATTTTAACGGTGTCGTCGGCAAGCCGATCAAGGCCTACTTCCTCGCGGATGCCGAACGCAACGCGCTGCCGGTTAAGTATGACGCCAAGGGCCATTTCACAACGGTCGAAGTTCCGAAGGAAGCACCGGATTTCCGTAATACCGTAATTGTTGTTGAATACGATTGCGCAATCGAAACCGACCCGGATGCAAAAGGAAAATATCACTGGTACACCACCCGGAGTAAGCGCCATACTGAGATCGAGAATAACGCGCATGCGGGGCAAACCGAAAACCTTACAGCTGTTACAGAGCGGAAGAGAAAACGGAACAATAAATAA
- a CDS encoding putative glycoside hydrolase, which translates to MKQLIKNGCLLAVLTVLSVGVQGADVTWTGKVDSNWNSSGNWSTGRVPGTKPGDRVLLSGRTVAPVVATLVEASNPCSLHLSDDALLEVTRSGLLCDAVVLGAENGAGGGHLLLRGRGEAVMVVKGDLIAGKTDAAASDSSVQLRTGTLQVDGGLYLGKGSLSVLGNAPAIVAKDLAVSSSGTLRFDFNTKPVQTIRVANKLTLKKGAKLEIDLSHYTMGGNQLELITFSSVSGSFDPKNISIKGLGGGIITMDEDSLNLTVIDDVAKRSSTLWFVATGGTGEEPLDLQINTGRRIRNLSSPDLSYSSNTDGDDMVHAVKWSGSDFDGDGANDTVSFDLRVAGFAGSVYSYDAGSEAASMTALGKPAAVRGNKAGWGVGKDLDLDAGETLRFSVENLKLSTPGVGDIGHFVGMQMTETDGGKNHVLMVGEGENLNAWERSNNLGIGFKPEYPLLVTSVASSKVGVNQVALRLFVSDLPDHMNSEANDYSVYPTGPQHLSDYPKVTKRLHSEFSWDTLPMTARVNSRKALPASYARIMATTYAKIGLGGNSFYGSKFIDDGVRKMAALLKSFNPDVLLTTYRNAGIHFTDFSADEKLNKKEWFDYTLDENGKRKYITYSGKQNAYNHDHPDFRKWWVDTAVDLLNDPNIDGIFIDKANGGEEPLLNDSGELEAPEGKVQSYIDLMERAPKDAFLTGNILRTNRSGGNRELLHIFNGTYLESWEKVNGDSLVTMTTADTVCASLQLIREARVKGFDVFTNFRGLKWHRTKSKDERVDKLVAAGREEEIREGMIQAFQYPLAFFLITAEPYSYFQYQTSTDPEMPEFCWNAKAHFDEFRNPLGKPLGPPVKDGYIYTRSFEHVDVWLDVENETSRLTWDWKPIADSQAVQVVKDTPKAITLTGSDPRKTDLSFTVFKYGQPANGTLSGKAPNLVYTPNPGFAGVDSFSFKTHNDMAESLLANVSIQVTPSRRNGRAR; encoded by the coding sequence ATGAAACAGTTAATCAAAAATGGTTGTTTGCTGGCCGTTTTAACGGTGTTGTCCGTTGGTGTTCAGGGTGCGGATGTAACCTGGACTGGCAAGGTTGACAGTAACTGGAATAGTTCGGGTAACTGGTCGACGGGGCGGGTTCCCGGCACGAAGCCCGGAGACCGGGTGCTGCTGAGCGGTCGAACGGTTGCGCCGGTCGTGGCCACCCTGGTGGAAGCCAGTAATCCGTGTTCCCTACATTTGAGTGATGACGCGTTGCTTGAGGTGACGCGTAGCGGGTTGCTGTGCGATGCGGTTGTTCTTGGCGCAGAGAATGGCGCGGGCGGCGGGCATCTGCTGCTGCGCGGGCGCGGAGAGGCGGTTATGGTGGTTAAGGGCGATCTAATCGCAGGAAAAACCGATGCCGCTGCCTCTGACTCTTCCGTTCAGTTGAGAACCGGGACTCTACAGGTTGACGGGGGGCTTTATCTTGGAAAGGGTTCGTTGAGCGTCCTCGGGAATGCTCCGGCAATCGTTGCAAAAGACCTTGCAGTATCTTCTTCCGGGACGCTGCGGTTTGATTTTAACACCAAACCGGTTCAGACGATTCGCGTTGCCAATAAACTCACTCTTAAAAAGGGCGCCAAGCTGGAGATTGACCTGAGCCACTACACGATGGGTGGGAATCAACTGGAGCTGATCACGTTTTCCTCGGTAAGCGGTTCGTTTGATCCGAAGAATATCTCCATTAAAGGGTTAGGCGGCGGAATCATCACGATGGATGAAGATAGCCTGAACCTGACGGTGATCGATGATGTCGCGAAGCGATCCAGCACGCTTTGGTTCGTCGCGACCGGAGGCACGGGGGAAGAACCCCTGGATTTACAAATCAACACCGGACGGCGCATCCGCAACCTATCTTCTCCGGATCTAAGCTATTCCTCAAACACGGACGGAGATGACATGGTTCATGCCGTCAAATGGTCTGGATCGGATTTCGACGGAGATGGTGCCAACGACACCGTATCGTTTGATCTTCGGGTAGCGGGTTTTGCCGGTTCGGTTTATTCTTACGATGCAGGCTCAGAGGCCGCCTCGATGACTGCACTGGGAAAGCCTGCTGCCGTGCGAGGAAACAAAGCCGGCTGGGGTGTAGGTAAGGATCTTGACCTGGATGCCGGAGAAACGCTCAGGTTCAGTGTGGAAAACCTGAAGCTGTCTACTCCGGGAGTGGGGGACATCGGTCATTTTGTCGGGATGCAGATGACCGAGACTGATGGAGGCAAGAACCATGTCCTTATGGTTGGCGAAGGGGAAAACTTGAATGCATGGGAGCGGAGCAACAATTTAGGCATCGGGTTCAAGCCGGAATATCCATTGCTGGTTACGTCGGTTGCCAGCTCAAAAGTCGGGGTGAATCAGGTGGCTCTTCGTTTGTTCGTATCGGACTTGCCGGATCATATGAACAGCGAGGCAAATGATTACTCCGTATACCCGACTGGCCCTCAGCATCTGAGCGATTACCCTAAGGTGACCAAGCGGCTGCATTCGGAGTTTTCCTGGGATACGCTTCCCATGACGGCCCGAGTCAATAGTCGGAAGGCGTTGCCCGCATCCTATGCCAGGATCATGGCAACGACCTATGCGAAAATAGGATTGGGAGGAAACAGTTTTTACGGCAGTAAATTCATAGACGATGGCGTCCGGAAAATGGCCGCCCTGCTGAAGTCTTTTAACCCCGATGTGCTACTCACAACCTACCGTAATGCGGGTATTCACTTCACGGATTTCTCGGCGGATGAAAAGCTAAATAAAAAAGAGTGGTTCGACTACACACTCGATGAAAACGGCAAGAGAAAGTACATCACCTATAGTGGAAAACAGAATGCCTATAACCATGACCACCCTGACTTCAGAAAATGGTGGGTGGATACTGCTGTCGATCTGTTGAACGACCCCAACATCGACGGAATTTTCATTGATAAGGCCAACGGCGGCGAAGAGCCCCTTCTGAATGACAGCGGGGAGCTCGAAGCCCCTGAAGGGAAAGTGCAGTCATATATCGATCTCATGGAACGAGCTCCAAAAGACGCGTTTCTTACGGGGAACATTCTGCGCACGAATCGTTCGGGAGGAAACCGCGAACTGCTTCATATTTTCAATGGCACCTATTTGGAAAGCTGGGAAAAGGTAAACGGAGACAGTCTGGTGACCATGACCACGGCCGATACCGTTTGTGCCAGCCTGCAATTGATCCGCGAGGCGCGGGTAAAGGGCTTTGACGTGTTCACGAATTTCAGGGGCCTTAAGTGGCATAGAACCAAAAGCAAGGATGAGCGAGTCGATAAGCTCGTGGCAGCAGGCCGGGAGGAGGAGATCCGTGAGGGAATGATACAAGCCTTCCAGTATCCGTTGGCCTTTTTCCTGATTACTGCGGAACCCTATTCCTACTTCCAGTACCAGACGAGTACGGATCCCGAAATGCCGGAATTCTGTTGGAATGCTAAAGCGCACTTTGACGAGTTCCGCAACCCCCTCGGAAAGCCGCTCGGCCCCCCAGTCAAGGACGGCTACATTTATACCCGTTCGTTTGAGCATGTGGACGTCTGGCTGGATGTGGAAAATGAAACGTCGCGTTTGACGTGGGACTGGAAGCCAATCGCCGATTCGCAAGCGGTCCAGGTTGTAAAAGACACGCCGAAAGCCATCACGCTGACGGGGTCCGATCCTCGGAAAACGGATCTGTCGTTTACGGTCTTTAAATATGGCCAACCCGCCAACGGAACGCTTTCCGGCAAGGCCCCGAACCTGGTCTATACCCCGAACCCCGGCTTTGCCGGTGTAGACAGCTTTTCCTTTAAAACCCACAACGATATGGCCGAGAGCCTGCTCGCCAACGTGTCCATTCAGGTGACACCCTCCAGGCGAAATGGCCGTGCTCGCTGA
- a CDS encoding sulfatase family protein: MNKFVFFICVVTLSLAAHGAVHKPNIIYILADDLGYGDVHALNPEQGKIPTPGMDRLAKQGMVFTDAHSSSSVCTPTRYGVLTGRYNWRSRLQSGVLHGLDQPLIASDRLTVAGLLKQQGYNTAIVGKWHLGLGLQKPDGTPTKGKATANQGADWKARITGGPVDLGFDSWYGIAASLDMPPYIFIENDRFVGEATEIKEFYPKRKGPAAPGFEAAEVLDIIGQKSAEYIGRQTKDKPFFMYIPLTSPHTPILPSPKWQGKSELGVYGDFVMHTDSVVGRITAAVDASNFADNTMIIVTSDNGCSKVADGARGSKGGVEFLKEQGHYPNGRYRGSKSDIWDGGHRVPFIVRWPAGVKAGSSSDEIICLTDLMATCAELTGARLPDHAGEDSVSFAPALLGKPMVSTLKGVVHHSVSGRFAYREGKWKILLTNGSGGWTKETMADDSPAQLYDMEADPGEQKNLYESHPEVFNRLLAQLESDVKRGRSTAGPDQRNDVENINTSRGMKRR, translated from the coding sequence ATGAATAAATTTGTTTTTTTTATATGCGTTGTGACGTTGAGCCTTGCGGCTCATGGAGCAGTCCATAAGCCCAACATTATCTATATTCTCGCCGATGACCTCGGCTACGGCGATGTGCATGCGCTTAATCCGGAGCAGGGAAAGATTCCAACCCCGGGAATGGATCGGCTGGCAAAGCAGGGGATGGTCTTTACCGACGCGCATTCCAGCTCGTCGGTATGCACCCCGACGCGCTACGGCGTTCTGACCGGTCGCTACAACTGGCGCAGCCGTTTGCAGAGCGGCGTGCTGCATGGTTTGGACCAGCCGCTGATTGCTTCTGATCGACTGACCGTTGCCGGTCTTCTGAAGCAACAGGGCTACAACACCGCCATCGTAGGCAAATGGCATCTGGGGCTCGGGCTGCAAAAACCCGATGGAACGCCGACCAAAGGGAAGGCAACTGCGAATCAAGGAGCCGATTGGAAAGCTCGTATCACCGGCGGGCCGGTGGATCTCGGGTTTGATTCCTGGTATGGCATTGCGGCTTCGCTGGATATGCCCCCTTATATATTTATCGAGAACGACCGCTTTGTCGGGGAAGCCACGGAGATCAAAGAATTCTATCCCAAGCGCAAGGGGCCTGCGGCTCCCGGGTTTGAGGCGGCTGAGGTGCTGGATATCATTGGCCAAAAGTCCGCTGAATACATTGGTCGACAGACGAAAGACAAACCGTTTTTCATGTATATTCCGCTGACGTCGCCGCACACGCCCATTCTGCCGTCGCCGAAGTGGCAGGGAAAAAGCGAGTTGGGCGTGTATGGCGATTTTGTGATGCATACCGATTCCGTGGTGGGTCGGATTACGGCCGCCGTGGATGCCTCGAACTTTGCGGACAACACCATGATCATTGTCACCAGCGACAATGGTTGTTCGAAGGTGGCCGATGGTGCCAGGGGGAGCAAGGGCGGTGTTGAGTTTTTGAAGGAGCAGGGCCATTACCCGAACGGAAGGTATCGCGGATCCAAATCCGACATTTGGGACGGCGGCCACCGTGTGCCGTTCATTGTTCGCTGGCCTGCCGGTGTGAAAGCCGGTTCATCCAGCGATGAAATCATCTGCCTGACCGACCTGATGGCGACCTGTGCCGAGTTGACCGGTGCCCGGCTGCCTGATCATGCGGGTGAGGACAGCGTCAGTTTTGCGCCTGCGCTCCTGGGCAAGCCGATGGTTTCAACACTAAAAGGAGTGGTGCACCATTCCGTGAGTGGCCGGTTTGCCTATCGCGAAGGCAAGTGGAAGATTCTTCTGACGAATGGATCCGGCGGCTGGACCAAGGAAACGATGGCCGATGATTCCCCGGCGCAGCTCTACGATATGGAGGCGGATCCCGGTGAGCAGAAGAATCTCTACGAAAGCCATCCCGAAGTATTCAACCGTCTGCTCGCCCAGCTGGAATCCGATGTGAAGCGCGGGCGCAGCACGGCCGGGCCGGATCAGAGGAACGATGTTGAAAACATTAATACTAGTCGAGGCATGAAGAGACGATGA
- a CDS encoding alpha-galactosidase encodes MGNRWIIGLLVSTMAVSAAWGKQIKLETANFRVEYAVAKGDVLELKEVGMKDGSWTSPLGGRLFPFEPPIEPAGNNNGPRYAGPIEWLLPDGDRAIELVYQSHAVKEERPGIEHLVVELNDQVYPLKVELHLRAYAEVDVFEQWLVVKNGMDQPLQLPRLDSMYWHADAQHPIFLEWFASEQWNTAGVPLREQLGRGTRLLESRDGNRHKHGPVPAFILGFGKQPSETDGPCMIAALDWTGSSRFSYEINSAEILETSIGVNQPGQPVVDAGQRAASPVCVFSLSGKGKGPASRRLHDWARNYFLKNGTRLRLVDNNSWEGCGLKVSEGAIIEMMEDSAELGIELYVLDDGWFGNGKEARVNTRAGLGDWEFNTKRFPCELDGVMKAADKLGIEFGIWFEPEMINENSRLFKKHPDWVMRYPNRAFSKQRTQMALDLANPAVQKYMFDAVDRVLTKYPRIRFVKWDANSNINNGYSPYLGAGQQGNLLNAYMDGYLKVMRELTQKHPHVDFQACAAGGGRADLGAMRYSHTFWPSDDTDPLYRLGAQWNFSSFLPANTITSHVTHKGKGFKTKFRVDVSMMSQLGMEVDTRKCTPEYLDACRVGIETYKKVRPVVQLGDQYRHAHPFDSPTPSMNYVSKDKTQCMVLAYQTGKIHKSIRFAAPVSGLDPKRIYTLAEVNLPKDDNTPRVASGAKRSQSGEAWMESGVPLLFSRQYDSAAVVLEAVR; translated from the coding sequence ATGGGCAACAGATGGATTATTGGACTCTTGGTTTCGACCATGGCGGTGTCGGCTGCCTGGGGGAAGCAAATCAAGCTGGAGACCGCGAATTTTCGTGTTGAATATGCGGTCGCCAAAGGCGATGTGTTGGAGCTGAAAGAAGTCGGCATGAAGGATGGTTCGTGGACGTCGCCGCTGGGCGGGCGACTGTTTCCGTTCGAGCCTCCGATCGAGCCGGCGGGCAACAATAATGGCCCTCGCTATGCGGGCCCCATCGAGTGGCTGCTGCCCGATGGCGACCGGGCCATCGAGCTGGTCTACCAATCGCACGCCGTCAAGGAAGAGCGACCCGGCATCGAGCACCTCGTGGTTGAGTTGAATGACCAGGTCTATCCGCTGAAAGTTGAACTGCATCTGCGCGCCTATGCCGAGGTGGATGTCTTCGAGCAGTGGTTGGTGGTGAAGAACGGTATGGATCAGCCGCTTCAATTGCCGCGCCTCGATTCCATGTATTGGCATGCCGATGCGCAGCATCCGATTTTTTTGGAGTGGTTCGCCAGCGAACAGTGGAATACGGCCGGGGTTCCGTTGCGTGAACAACTGGGCCGGGGGACGCGCCTGCTCGAAAGCCGCGATGGCAACCGTCATAAACATGGACCGGTTCCCGCCTTCATTCTCGGGTTCGGGAAACAGCCGAGCGAAACCGACGGGCCGTGCATGATCGCCGCGCTGGATTGGACGGGTAGCAGCCGCTTCAGCTATGAAATCAACTCGGCTGAAATTCTGGAGACCAGCATCGGGGTAAACCAGCCCGGGCAACCGGTGGTCGATGCCGGACAACGCGCGGCATCGCCCGTCTGCGTCTTTTCCCTGAGCGGAAAAGGCAAAGGCCCGGCGAGCCGGCGGCTGCACGATTGGGCCCGCAACTATTTCCTCAAAAACGGAACGCGGCTGCGTCTGGTGGATAACAATTCATGGGAAGGGTGCGGGTTGAAGGTTTCCGAGGGAGCCATCATCGAGATGATGGAAGACAGTGCGGAGCTCGGCATTGAACTCTATGTGTTGGACGACGGTTGGTTTGGCAACGGCAAGGAAGCGCGTGTGAATACCCGTGCCGGACTGGGCGACTGGGAGTTTAATACCAAACGTTTCCCCTGTGAGCTGGATGGCGTCATGAAGGCGGCGGATAAGCTGGGCATTGAATTCGGCATCTGGTTCGAGCCGGAAATGATCAATGAAAACAGCAGGCTGTTCAAAAAACATCCGGACTGGGTGATGCGCTATCCGAACCGTGCCTTTTCGAAGCAGCGCACCCAGATGGCGCTGGATCTCGCCAATCCCGCCGTGCAGAAATATATGTTCGATGCAGTGGACCGGGTGCTGACGAAATATCCGCGCATCCGCTTTGTGAAGTGGGATGCCAACTCCAACATTAACAATGGTTATTCGCCATACCTTGGCGCTGGCCAACAGGGCAATTTGCTGAATGCCTACATGGACGGCTATCTGAAGGTGATGCGTGAGTTGACGCAAAAGCATCCGCACGTCGATTTCCAAGCCTGCGCCGCCGGCGGCGGGCGGGCCGACCTCGGCGCCATGCGCTACAGCCATACCTTTTGGCCGAGCGACGACACCGATCCGCTTTATCGCCTGGGCGCACAGTGGAACTTTTCTTCGTTCCTTCCGGCGAACACCATCACCTCGCACGTCACGCATAAGGGGAAGGGCTTTAAGACCAAATTCCGCGTGGATGTTTCGATGATGTCGCAGCTCGGCATGGAGGTCGATACGCGCAAATGCACGCCGGAATATCTCGACGCCTGCCGGGTAGGCATCGAGACCTATAAAAAGGTGCGCCCCGTGGTGCAGCTCGGCGACCAATACCGCCACGCGCATCCGTTCGATTCGCCGACGCCTTCGATGAACTATGTGTCGAAAGACAAAACACAGTGTATGGTGCTGGCCTACCAGACCGGCAAGATTCATAAGTCGATAAGGTTTGCCGCGCCGGTTTCGGGGTTGGATCCCAAACGGATCTACACGTTGGCGGAGGTCAACCTACCGAAGGACGATAACACGCCGCGCGTGGCCTCGGGAGCCAAGCGGAGTCAAAGCGGAGAGGCTTGGATGGAAAGCGGCGTCCCCTTACTGTTCTCGCGCCAATACGACAGCGCCGCCGTGGTGCTGGAAGCAGTCCGGTAG